In Desulfomonile tiedjei DSM 6799, a genomic segment contains:
- a CDS encoding BrnT family toxin — protein sequence MQQDKLSKCTTFEWDQGNSDKNWIKHGVSQMECEQVFLNVPLVVGDDSKHSQTEERHYALEQTDDDRYLFVVFTIRGESIRVISARDMNRKERLIYDEKTDTEIRE from the coding sequence GTGCAACAGGACAAATTATCCAAATGCACCACATTTGAGTGGGACCAAGGAAATTCAGACAAGAACTGGATCAAACATGGAGTGTCCCAAATGGAATGCGAGCAAGTTTTCTTAAATGTCCCGCTGGTCGTTGGGGACGATTCGAAGCACTCGCAGACGGAAGAACGGCACTATGCATTAGAGCAAACCGATGATGACCGGTATTTGTTCGTGGTGTTTACCATCCGCGGCGAAAGCATTCGTGTCATTTCAGCCCGTGACATGAACCGAAAAGAGAGATTGATTTACGATGAAAAAACAGATACCGAAATTCGAGAATGA
- a CDS encoding ABC transporter ATP-binding protein, translated as MREIFLTENTHGAFLMQMARLMTLNLLEVDIRTVAYPDAEHPALQDIHLCIKQGEFIVLAGSSLAGKTTLCRCIAGVIPHFEKAVLEGDVLFEGSSLTGMRLAELAGKIALIRQDPSDQLFCTTIEQDVAFGPCNLLVSRNEVRIRVQESLEYVGLQGYEQRSPETLSGGESQRAVLASYLSLHPTVLILDGAADQLDFQGRRSIYMRLLQECRSRGLSVIVVDNKIAELGIEADRVIVLERGRLASITTKLESRPSGTIRRIFPLCRDVIDSTQTTSPELQSGTASFLRGNGDEESAAPIISVENLCFSYGASQFGLTNVSLRIYEGEFVVLVGENGSGKTTLAKHLVGLLRQQSGTVFFKDIDTKCLTTAELARYVGYMPQNPYLQVCTGSVREEVGLALQAQKLDPNIIEERVAHWLAKLDLSEVASVHPYRLPGGMMQKVAFASRLIHEPEVLVLDEPTSHMSFPDDFKTMELLTQLREEGRTIIVITHDHQIALSFASRFIFLERGKIQAELSPEEICLTSHGTRFA; from the coding sequence TTGAGGGAAATTTTCCTTACAGAGAATACCCACGGCGCTTTCTTGATGCAAATGGCAAGACTTATGACCTTGAACCTGCTTGAAGTCGACATTCGAACAGTCGCCTACCCTGATGCAGAACACCCTGCGTTGCAGGATATTCATTTGTGCATCAAGCAAGGAGAGTTCATCGTTCTCGCAGGCTCCAGTCTCGCGGGAAAGACCACTCTGTGCCGATGCATTGCGGGTGTCATCCCTCATTTTGAAAAAGCTGTTCTGGAAGGAGACGTGCTGTTCGAAGGCTCAAGTCTTACGGGAATGCGACTTGCTGAATTGGCCGGAAAAATCGCTCTCATAAGACAAGATCCTTCGGACCAGCTCTTTTGTACAACCATCGAGCAGGATGTGGCCTTTGGTCCGTGCAACCTCCTGGTTTCCCGAAACGAAGTCCGAATCCGAGTGCAGGAATCCTTGGAATATGTCGGATTGCAGGGCTATGAACAGAGGAGCCCTGAAACGCTTTCCGGCGGCGAAAGTCAGCGTGCTGTACTGGCGAGCTATCTCTCGCTCCATCCGACCGTCCTGATATTAGACGGAGCGGCGGATCAGCTTGATTTTCAGGGCCGCCGAAGCATCTACATGCGACTGCTCCAGGAGTGCCGTTCAAGAGGACTCTCTGTAATCGTGGTGGACAACAAGATAGCCGAATTGGGTATCGAGGCGGATCGAGTTATAGTGCTGGAGCGCGGGAGGTTGGCTTCAATTACCACGAAACTGGAATCCCGGCCGAGTGGTACTATTAGACGCATCTTTCCTCTTTGTAGGGATGTCATCGATTCGACGCAAACGACTTCGCCTGAATTGCAGAGTGGAACTGCTTCATTCTTAAGAGGAAATGGCGATGAAGAATCTGCTGCCCCCATCATATCGGTTGAAAATCTGTGCTTCAGCTATGGAGCGTCCCAGTTTGGGCTGACAAACGTTTCACTGAGAATTTATGAAGGCGAATTCGTTGTCCTGGTAGGCGAAAACGGGTCCGGCAAGACAACTCTGGCCAAGCACTTGGTTGGACTCTTGCGTCAGCAGTCTGGCACGGTGTTCTTCAAGGATATTGACACGAAATGCCTGACCACCGCAGAATTGGCTCGCTATGTCGGTTATATGCCGCAAAATCCCTATCTTCAAGTCTGCACCGGCTCAGTGAGAGAAGAAGTCGGCCTCGCTCTCCAGGCTCAAAAGCTCGATCCAAACATCATTGAGGAAAGGGTTGCCCATTGGCTTGCAAAGCTGGATCTGAGCGAAGTAGCCAGTGTACACCCTTACAGACTTCCTGGAGGAATGATGCAAAAGGTAGCTTTTGCTTCCCGGCTGATACACGAACCTGAAGTCCTTGTTCTCGATGAACCCACGTCACATATGAGCTTCCCGGACGACTTCAAGACCATGGAGCTCCTGACTCAACTCAGGGAAGAAGGAAGAACTATTATCGTGATCACCCACGATCATCAAATAGCCCTAAGCTTTGCTTCCAGATTTATATTTCTCGAAAGAGGTAAGATCCAAGCCGAATTGAGCCCCGAAGAGATATGTTTGACTTCTCATGGGACAAGATTCGCATGA
- a CDS encoding TRAP transporter substrate-binding protein, whose amino-acid sequence MESRRKFCATVGAALVAAPVVASQAISKAEAAEETWTWKGQAFCSRANRLYELGEDFGEMITKYSNGRVKIQFHQAGEMVPAGQVFDATGQGIIDFGQGCPCLAKSKAYAAQWFCDAPGSQSPIEKIIWYYNGGGKEILEDIFHKKYNSHPLFMIAITAEIWLYSNKKINTVDDLKGLKMRAAGVRGEVLTKFGTSVVVLPEGEMVPAMERKVIDAMEYSSINCTYPVGFCDVTKYLYMHPTKSTSPINIWAINLDKWNKLPADIKKSIEKASRDATLRSLAWGIEQDTLTLKKAVEEKKSEVLVLPSDVIKAFDEASADYYYEKAQKDKDLARILESWAKFKKDYGKYGKWMDYFNMTGDHIGLVKGDS is encoded by the coding sequence ATGGAAAGCAGGAGAAAGTTTTGTGCAACCGTTGGAGCCGCCCTCGTAGCCGCACCGGTGGTTGCCTCGCAGGCAATATCAAAGGCTGAAGCCGCAGAGGAAACTTGGACCTGGAAAGGTCAAGCGTTTTGTTCCCGGGCCAACAGGCTTTATGAGCTGGGTGAAGATTTCGGGGAGATGATCACGAAGTACAGTAACGGACGGGTCAAGATCCAGTTCCATCAGGCAGGTGAAATGGTGCCCGCCGGACAAGTTTTCGACGCTACAGGGCAGGGCATAATCGACTTCGGCCAGGGGTGTCCCTGTCTTGCAAAATCCAAGGCCTATGCCGCTCAGTGGTTCTGCGATGCTCCAGGCTCTCAGAGCCCCATTGAAAAGATCATCTGGTACTACAATGGTGGTGGAAAGGAAATCCTCGAAGACATTTTCCACAAGAAGTACAATTCACACCCCCTCTTCATGATCGCCATAACTGCGGAAATCTGGCTGTATTCCAACAAGAAGATTAACACCGTGGATGACCTCAAGGGTCTGAAGATGCGTGCTGCGGGAGTCAGAGGAGAAGTTCTCACCAAGTTCGGTACATCCGTGGTTGTTCTCCCCGAAGGAGAAATGGTTCCCGCAATGGAGAGAAAAGTCATAGATGCCATGGAGTATTCAAGCATCAACTGTACGTATCCGGTCGGATTCTGCGATGTTACCAAGTATCTCTATATGCATCCTACCAAATCTACTTCGCCGATTAATATCTGGGCAATCAACCTGGATAAATGGAACAAGCTTCCCGCTGATATCAAGAAGTCTATCGAAAAGGCAAGCAGAGACGCCACGTTGCGCTCTCTCGCCTGGGGTATCGAGCAGGATACGCTGACGCTCAAGAAAGCTGTAGAGGAAAAGAAGTCTGAGGTTTTGGTACTCCCTTCGGACGTGATCAAAGCATTCGACGAAGCTTCAGCCGACTACTACTACGAGAAGGCACAAAAGGATAAAGATCTTGCACGCATTCTCGAATCCTGGGCCAAGTTCAAGAAGGATTACGGCAAATACGGCAAGTGGATGGACTACTTCAATATGACCGGAGACCACATTGGGCTCGTAAAAGGCGATTCATAA
- a CDS encoding BrnA antitoxin family protein: MKKQIPKFENEDQERDFWASHDSTVYVKWEKAKRKKFPNLKPSTRTISIRLPESMLEDLKILANKRDVPYQSLLKMFLAERIKQELG; the protein is encoded by the coding sequence ATGAAAAAACAGATACCGAAATTCGAGAATGAAGACCAGGAACGAGATTTCTGGGCAAGCCACGATTCGACTGTGTACGTGAAGTGGGAAAAAGCCAAACGAAAGAAGTTCCCGAATCTGAAGCCATCTACCCGCACCATCTCTATCAGGCTTCCCGAATCGATGCTCGAAGACTTGAAGATACTCGCAAATAAGAGAGATGTGCCTTACCAGTCGCTGCTGAAAATGTTTCTCGCAGAGCGCATTAAACAAGAGCTTGGGTAA
- a CDS encoding UxaA family hydrolase: MKFYGYPRPDGKVGARNHVIILPTTGCVNAVCYHIEKLIRGTKALPHHQGCLHPPQDTEQVTRTLINLGKNPNVAAVLLVGLGCEMVLSEQVLEGIRESGKPVELVVVHQIGGMLDTVNKGAKIAAEMVLEASAIRREEAGLDKLCFGTKCGSSDTTSGLSSNLVVGEVCRIMTEKGGKFIQGEICDIMGGEYALKNLCAQEEHGERIVDFVRDLYLRGVAVGADVRGSQMTVGNVAGGLTTLVEKALGANAKGADVPIQTSVRYAEIPEGPGRHIMDIPGHGFENLVGLAAGGAMIHLFTTGRGAPNGNPLLPTVKVCGNAKTNVTMREHIDVDVSSIIDETETVAEAGERLYKYAIDVANGKMTRAEILNFDGTMEILIKGPVI; encoded by the coding sequence ATGAAGTTCTATGGATATCCGAGGCCTGACGGCAAGGTGGGGGCTAGAAATCATGTTATCATTTTGCCCACCACCGGGTGCGTCAATGCGGTCTGCTATCACATTGAGAAGCTCATCAGAGGAACAAAGGCGCTACCGCATCATCAAGGTTGTCTCCATCCACCCCAAGACACCGAACAGGTTACCCGAACCTTAATTAACCTGGGCAAGAACCCCAACGTAGCCGCTGTCTTACTGGTGGGGCTGGGATGCGAGATGGTGCTCTCCGAACAGGTATTGGAAGGCATCAGGGAGTCGGGCAAACCTGTTGAACTGGTCGTGGTTCATCAGATCGGCGGGATGCTGGATACCGTAAACAAGGGCGCCAAAATTGCCGCTGAAATGGTGCTCGAAGCAAGCGCCATAAGGCGAGAGGAAGCCGGCCTCGACAAATTGTGCTTTGGCACCAAGTGTGGCTCGTCCGATACCACTTCCGGGCTGTCATCAAACCTCGTTGTCGGTGAAGTCTGCCGGATTATGACTGAGAAGGGCGGCAAGTTTATCCAGGGCGAAATATGCGACATCATGGGTGGTGAGTACGCTCTGAAGAACCTCTGCGCACAAGAAGAGCATGGCGAACGGATAGTCGATTTCGTCCGCGATCTCTATCTTCGCGGAGTCGCCGTAGGAGCTGACGTGAGAGGATCGCAGATGACAGTCGGTAACGTAGCCGGAGGCCTGACCACTCTAGTCGAAAAGGCATTGGGAGCAAACGCCAAGGGAGCGGATGTCCCTATACAGACCAGCGTGCGGTACGCTGAAATCCCTGAAGGTCCGGGAAGGCATATTATGGACATTCCCGGCCATGGGTTCGAGAATCTCGTGGGGCTGGCCGCGGGTGGAGCAATGATACATCTCTTCACGACCGGTAGAGGGGCGCCTAATGGTAATCCGCTTCTTCCCACCGTAAAAGTGTGCGGAAACGCGAAAACCAACGTAACTATGCGAGAACACATCGATGTGGATGTGTCGTCCATAATAGACGAAACCGAAACTGTCGCGGAGGCGGGCGAAAGATTATACAAGTACGCCATCGACGTGGCCAATGGGAAGATGACCAGGGCGGAAATCCTCAATTTCGATGGAACCATGGAGATTCTGATAAAGGGACCCGTTATCTAA
- a CDS encoding TRAP transporter small permease subunit, translated as MKFLDMIDGISIWSGKIVRWLAMVLSLVVLYEIIARYVFNAPTIWAFDLAMMISSTMFLMGAAFIQYQKGHIRVDVIFNMLPARVRSILDIIFFLLFFFPFIGVMIWWGTKIAYGAWIAEEISNTSQWGEPVYHWRFVIPLAFLFFGLQGVADFVRLIQSLFASPDKKNEIPVSGEAEKVA; from the coding sequence ATGAAGTTCCTAGACATGATCGATGGTATTAGTATCTGGAGCGGAAAAATAGTGCGATGGCTGGCCATGGTCCTCAGCCTCGTTGTGCTGTATGAGATAATCGCACGATACGTGTTCAATGCGCCCACAATCTGGGCTTTCGATTTGGCCATGATGATCTCTTCCACAATGTTCCTCATGGGTGCGGCTTTCATCCAATATCAGAAGGGACACATCAGGGTTGATGTCATTTTTAACATGCTACCCGCGCGGGTGAGATCCATTCTGGACATCATCTTTTTTCTTCTCTTCTTCTTCCCCTTTATCGGAGTGATGATCTGGTGGGGGACTAAGATTGCCTACGGCGCATGGATAGCGGAAGAAATAAGCAACACGAGCCAATGGGGCGAGCCGGTGTACCACTGGAGATTTGTCATTCCGCTTGCATTCCTATTTTTCGGACTCCAGGGGGTAGCTGATTTTGTCCGGCTTATTCAGTCACTGTTTGCATCTCCGGATAAGAAAAACGAAATTCCCGTTTCCGGGGAAGCAGAGAAAGTGGCGTGA
- a CDS encoding energy-coupling factor transporter transmembrane component T family protein: protein MKKGFPNLVSLAMQLLVSYSRDSAISRLDPRVKILWLIGNAIFTVWGLSPGLVAWNFFVVLFTIRLAGISLRNLLPFLKIMAVIGIQLILLQGLLRTQGSPVFHLGPATFYSEGLLLGAMGVLTLTSLSLLFLQFIMCTTPEEMTLLMINCRLPASSAVLVGLAFRFLPLLERDLREIHESQESRGIALTTTWQKAKGIVTVILPLILRTLRRTHEVSLTMELKGFRLHDTRTFLEDLSFRRTDRLAAAAIGAYFAVVTAVLILMSSL from the coding sequence TTGAAAAAAGGTTTCCCAAATTTAGTGTCTTTGGCTATGCAGCTTCTGGTAAGTTACAGTAGAGATTCGGCGATTAGTCGGTTAGACCCCAGAGTGAAGATTCTGTGGCTCATTGGCAACGCCATATTCACTGTCTGGGGTTTGAGCCCTGGTCTGGTCGCGTGGAACTTCTTTGTCGTACTGTTCACCATACGATTGGCAGGGATCTCCTTGAGGAATCTGTTGCCGTTCCTCAAAATCATGGCAGTAATAGGAATCCAGCTCATATTGTTACAGGGTTTGTTACGGACGCAAGGCAGCCCGGTTTTCCATCTCGGACCAGCGACATTCTACAGTGAAGGTCTCCTATTGGGGGCAATGGGAGTGCTCACGCTCACCAGTCTTTCGCTCCTGTTTCTGCAGTTCATTATGTGCACAACGCCTGAAGAGATGACTCTTCTGATGATAAATTGCAGACTGCCCGCTTCGTCGGCCGTTCTGGTAGGGCTTGCATTTCGCTTCCTGCCGCTCCTTGAACGTGACCTCCGTGAAATTCACGAGAGTCAGGAATCCAGAGGAATCGCTCTAACCACAACCTGGCAAAAAGCAAAGGGAATCGTCACGGTAATCCTTCCACTCATTTTAAGAACACTCCGAAGAACGCATGAAGTGTCCCTAACGATGGAGTTGAAGGGTTTCCGATTGCATGATACCCGTACGTTTCTTGAGGATTTGTCCTTCAGGAGGACCGACCGGTTGGCTGCAGCGGCAATCGGAGCCTATTTTGCTGTCGTGACTGCTGTTCTTATTCTAATGAGCTCGCTTTAA
- a CDS encoding aconitase X catalytic domain-containing protein, whose protein sequence is MILSSTEEAMACGKCGPGLEKCMNILIKFGEAMGAEKMVPISSAHTIPREPPDLLMEMTEGVEQTGTFTTLHALMSAFDPHLWQKMGISEEYASREIPVLNQRLDIYRKLGFYETYTCLPMLVGNLPRRGDFISWIGSCAQLFVNSLLGARTNRDGAVVNLAAAITGKAPYRGLFLDENRHGQVLVELEGVDPYGITYTDLSAIGYYVGSRAQHRNVVVNGLPRELNISHLLALMAPLPASGSVAICHIVGSTPEAPTLEQALGNQKPADVITVDKKAIEETKALHALNNSETVDMCILGCPHCTIQEIRSIAGKLTGRKLRDGRRLWIGSPYQTYYLAQTMGYCRTIEDAGGVVSSSCMATIPDSPIPDDVKTLATNSFKAAHYISRLTKGRVKVAVMEMSECIDAISA, encoded by the coding sequence ATGATTCTCTCAAGCACTGAAGAAGCAATGGCCTGTGGAAAATGCGGTCCCGGGCTAGAAAAATGCATGAACATCCTGATCAAGTTCGGTGAGGCCATGGGCGCCGAGAAGATGGTACCCATTTCCAGTGCACATACGATACCGAGGGAGCCACCGGATCTGCTCATGGAGATGACCGAAGGGGTCGAGCAAACGGGCACTTTCACTACACTGCACGCTCTGATGTCCGCGTTTGACCCTCACCTTTGGCAAAAAATGGGAATCTCGGAAGAATATGCTTCAAGAGAAATTCCTGTATTAAACCAACGGCTCGATATTTATCGTAAACTGGGGTTTTATGAAACGTACACCTGTCTACCGATGCTGGTGGGCAATCTTCCGCGAAGAGGCGATTTCATCTCTTGGATTGGATCGTGTGCACAGCTCTTCGTTAACTCGCTTCTTGGCGCACGAACGAATAGAGACGGTGCGGTCGTCAATCTGGCTGCAGCAATCACCGGAAAGGCTCCTTACAGAGGACTGTTTCTGGATGAGAATCGGCACGGGCAAGTATTGGTGGAACTGGAAGGAGTAGACCCGTACGGGATAACGTACACGGACCTCAGTGCCATCGGCTACTACGTAGGATCTCGAGCCCAACACCGAAATGTAGTCGTAAACGGCCTGCCTCGGGAACTGAACATTTCTCACTTGTTGGCACTTATGGCACCGCTCCCGGCTTCAGGATCGGTTGCCATCTGTCACATCGTAGGATCGACTCCGGAAGCACCGACCCTTGAGCAGGCTTTGGGAAATCAAAAACCCGCCGATGTCATAACGGTGGATAAGAAGGCTATTGAGGAAACAAAGGCGCTCCACGCATTGAACAACTCCGAAACGGTGGATATGTGCATCCTGGGGTGTCCCCATTGCACGATCCAGGAAATCCGAAGTATCGCGGGAAAACTCACCGGAAGAAAACTACGCGACGGAAGAAGACTCTGGATAGGTTCACCCTATCAAACCTACTATCTGGCACAGACTATGGGATACTGCCGCACCATCGAAGATGCGGGCGGAGTCGTTTCCAGTTCCTGTATGGCAACGATCCCGGACTCTCCCATACCGGATGACGTAAAAACGTTGGCAACGAATTCCTTCAAGGCGGCTCACTATATCTCCAGACTCACCAAAGGACGGGTAAAAGTTGCTGTCATGGAGATGTCAGAGTGTATTGATGCCATTTCCGCCTAG
- a CDS encoding UxaA family hydrolase encodes MKRAKIVKDGDNVATALVDITAGEQVTSKSKGNDLIYTCNQDVPFGHKIAIVEIKSGDKVLKYGHPIGSATQDIKQGDWVHVHNVRDDYKVLDKDGNPMQGQDN; translated from the coding sequence ATGAAGCGAGCGAAAATCGTTAAAGACGGAGACAATGTGGCGACAGCTCTGGTCGATATAACAGCCGGCGAACAAGTGACATCCAAGTCTAAAGGAAACGATCTCATTTATACGTGCAACCAGGATGTTCCATTCGGCCATAAAATTGCCATCGTCGAGATCAAATCCGGCGACAAAGTGTTGAAGTACGGACATCCCATCGGAAGTGCAACGCAAGATATCAAGCAAGGTGATTGGGTCCATGTCCATAACGTGAGAGACGATTACAAAGTACTCGACAAAGACGGCAATCCTATGCAGGGCCAGGATAATTAG
- a CDS encoding GntR family transcriptional regulator: MLVEIKSVSETVVDYLRTQIITGKLSANQKINENDLATSLGISRPPIREAFRILENEHLLVSIPRKGTYVSDVSIEDLTGLFQTREMIETYAFDLLKSLEHPDFSKVEATFEDAVGLSLPSIENPEEMLHFHQVFAGFHTRLVELTGNSRIIHFYKTISLNLTRYQVMYLFMPGSVDQSLEDHREILTLIQEGQYDQAKKSLLKHLEFASKVLKDRIEQNLTQTKNDVLNSTQQTGMFTGEIK; this comes from the coding sequence ATGCTGGTAGAAATCAAATCTGTTTCCGAGACCGTGGTTGATTACCTGAGAACACAAATTATTACGGGCAAGTTGAGCGCCAATCAGAAAATTAACGAAAACGATCTCGCAACCAGTCTCGGAATCAGCAGGCCTCCTATTCGCGAGGCTTTTCGCATTTTGGAAAACGAACATCTGCTCGTCAGTATTCCGCGAAAGGGGACCTACGTTTCTGACGTATCAATTGAGGATTTGACGGGATTATTCCAGACACGCGAGATGATTGAAACCTATGCCTTCGATCTTCTCAAATCTCTTGAACATCCGGACTTCTCCAAGGTTGAAGCCACTTTTGAAGATGCTGTCGGCCTGTCGTTACCTTCTATTGAGAATCCCGAAGAGATGCTCCATTTCCACCAGGTCTTTGCCGGATTCCATACCAGATTGGTCGAGCTGACCGGCAATTCCCGAATAATACACTTTTACAAGACTATTTCTCTAAATCTGACACGTTATCAAGTCATGTATCTGTTCATGCCAGGGTCGGTAGATCAATCACTGGAGGATCATCGGGAGATTTTGACCCTGATTCAAGAAGGCCAATACGATCAGGCCAAGAAATCTCTCTTGAAGCACCTGGAGTTCGCTTCAAAAGTACTCAAAGACCGAATCGAGCAAAACCTGACCCAAACGAAAAACGACGTTCTCAACTCAACTCAGCAAACCGGTATGTTTACAGGAGAAATCAAATGA
- a CDS encoding DsrE family protein — protein MRKSMLALILVGVFAISPLAAFADIGAEYAPRGSGNVVVVIQNGDAEIIYFGLLYAARAIKGKWMDNVKVVLWGPAEKTIAGLPPDSEQIKLIKEIQSFGGKDGKIWCCKACSDRYGITNKMLELGCEVFHTGEATSYLLKMGYRMWNW, from the coding sequence ATGAGAAAATCGATGTTGGCATTGATTTTGGTTGGCGTATTCGCGATCAGTCCCTTGGCGGCTTTCGCCGATATAGGCGCAGAGTATGCTCCGAGGGGGAGCGGCAATGTTGTGGTCGTTATTCAGAATGGCGACGCAGAGATCATTTATTTCGGCCTTCTCTATGCAGCCAGAGCTATCAAAGGCAAATGGATGGACAACGTGAAAGTCGTCCTCTGGGGCCCGGCGGAGAAGACAATAGCTGGTCTTCCACCGGATAGCGAGCAAATCAAACTGATAAAAGAGATTCAATCCTTCGGCGGGAAAGACGGCAAGATCTGGTGCTGCAAAGCTTGTAGCGATCGGTATGGCATTACGAACAAGATGCTGGAACTTGGATGCGAGGTCTTCCATACGGGTGAAGCCACTTCTTATCTGCTTAAGATGGGTTACCGTATGTGGAACTGGTAA
- a CDS encoding UbiD family decarboxylase — MSQDWRDFIRLYEQNNPRDVLRITEELNAVWEPTAIIMELERMRRYPLVIFEKISGRDFPVVANLLAGRERLARALGVTAEEIGSSFADRIQRSIPVEIVEAPAFLQNQFVGAELDLTKLPILTHFPIDAGPYITAGLVVARDPYTGAETCGYHRMQLKGRDKLAVSLHSRQRLWEYFRRAEEQGRNLEAAVVLGVHPAISLGSMALVPYDESKYPRIGALLGQPMQVGRCSHIDLTVPAWSEIVIEGEILAGVREPEGPFAEFTNYSCHRSTENVFAAKSLSHRNGALYQCITPGMCSEHVTIVAIQREGDVMQALKQSLPNVSKVHAPLSACGLFHCYISMKKIAEGQPMQAIMRAFSVDHNLKMVVVVDDDVDVFDETQVLWAIATRVQADRDVHIIPQHLGMGCTLDPSTDELSRTARMGIDATKPLNGFADSITLDTEARTKAQSILAKLLP; from the coding sequence ATGAGTCAAGATTGGCGCGATTTCATCAGATTGTACGAGCAGAACAATCCTCGCGATGTTCTGCGTATTACGGAAGAGCTGAATGCCGTATGGGAACCGACTGCGATCATAATGGAGTTAGAACGTATGCGGCGATATCCTCTGGTGATTTTCGAGAAGATTTCAGGGCGGGATTTTCCGGTGGTGGCAAATCTCCTGGCTGGCAGGGAACGGCTTGCACGTGCTCTGGGGGTAACTGCAGAAGAGATAGGGTCTTCTTTCGCAGATCGCATTCAACGGTCAATACCCGTCGAGATCGTCGAAGCGCCGGCTTTCCTGCAAAACCAATTTGTAGGTGCAGAGCTGGATTTGACCAAATTACCCATCCTCACGCATTTTCCTATCGATGCAGGTCCGTACATAACTGCAGGGCTAGTAGTAGCTCGAGACCCGTACACAGGGGCGGAAACCTGCGGTTACCATCGGATGCAGCTAAAAGGAAGAGATAAGCTTGCCGTCAGTCTCCATTCCCGGCAGCGTCTATGGGAATATTTCCGGAGGGCAGAGGAGCAAGGGAGAAATCTGGAAGCAGCCGTTGTTCTCGGTGTACATCCAGCCATCTCATTGGGATCGATGGCGCTTGTTCCCTACGATGAAAGCAAGTACCCGAGAATAGGGGCGCTCCTGGGACAACCCATGCAGGTCGGCAGATGCAGCCACATAGACCTTACAGTTCCGGCATGGTCCGAGATAGTGATCGAAGGGGAAATTCTTGCAGGCGTAAGGGAACCGGAAGGACCCTTTGCGGAGTTCACGAACTATTCCTGTCACAGAAGCACCGAAAACGTGTTTGCGGCCAAATCGCTTTCTCACAGAAATGGAGCGCTCTACCAGTGCATTACACCGGGAATGTGTTCAGAGCACGTCACTATCGTTGCGATTCAACGGGAAGGCGACGTGATGCAGGCACTCAAGCAGTCTCTACCGAATGTTTCTAAAGTGCATGCTCCGTTGTCTGCGTGCGGACTCTTTCACTGCTATATATCCATGAAGAAGATAGCGGAAGGTCAACCCATGCAAGCGATAATGCGCGCGTTTTCGGTGGATCACAATCTGAAAATGGTCGTAGTCGTGGACGATGACGTGGACGTATTCGATGAAACGCAGGTCTTGTGGGCTATTGCCACTCGTGTGCAAGCAGATCGGGATGTCCATATCATTCCTCAACACCTCGGAATGGGCTGCACTCTCGATCCATCCACCGACGAACTGAGCCGAACTGCAAGAATGGGAATTGACGCAACCAAGCCACTCAACGGCTTTGCGGATAGCATTACCCTGGATACCGAAGCGCGAACCAAAGCACAAAGCATACTGGCCAAGCTACTTCCGTAG
- a CDS encoding aconitase X swivel domain-containing protein, which yields MKMKGRIVNGGNASGQAVVLDVPFSFIGDFDPNSGKITIPNHSMFGQSIAGRILVCPTGKGGTIAPFIAYEAMKKGNAPAAILCREADPILCESALAIDIPMLDSFDEDLYGMIENGQSVSIENDDVSVNE from the coding sequence ATGAAGATGAAGGGCAGAATCGTGAACGGCGGAAATGCATCAGGTCAAGCGGTGGTCCTGGATGTGCCCTTTTCATTTATCGGAGATTTCGATCCTAATAGTGGAAAGATCACCATACCAAACCACTCCATGTTCGGACAAAGCATCGCCGGCAGAATCCTGGTTTGCCCCACCGGAAAGGGAGGCACCATTGCTCCCTTTATTGCCTACGAAGCAATGAAGAAAGGAAACGCACCCGCGGCGATTCTCTGCCGGGAAGCGGACCCGATCCTTTGTGAGTCGGCACTGGCAATAGACATTCCTATGTTGGATTCTTTCGATGAAGATCTTTACGGGATGATTGAGAACGGTCAGTCCGTATCTATCGAGAATGATGACGTGTCGGTAAACGAATAG